One part of the Gemmatimonadaceae bacterium genome encodes these proteins:
- a CDS encoding sodium:solute symporter codes for MRTNFTALDFFVMIVYLAGTTALGVWLGRGQKDAKDYFVAGKTIPWWAILFSVVATETSALTFISIPGLAYVTNLGFLQIAAGYLLGRIVVAYTLLPRYYNGELVTAYALLERRFGLATRRFASTVFMFTRAFGDSVRVFATAIPIALIIGPAVPQQYVTPISILILGVLTLFYTWHGGMRAVVWTDVVQTAVYVGGGLAALVLLGRGVDGGWSSILSTVGSVGKLDAVDTYMGFDRPTTLFAGLLGGAFLSMASHGADQLIVQRLLASSSLKDARKALIGSGIAVFIQFGLFLMIGLGLFAYYQGRKFAVPDSIFPTFVVEVMPPGLTGLVVAAILAASMSTLSGSINSLAAATVHDIWLPLSKRAVDEKRTLRLARAFSLVWGVILLTAALLYRQQGTPVVVVALSIASFTYGALLGGFFLGILWRRAMQRDAITGMATAIFVMTFIVFAKPLLPLLPSLSGILVPFTKIAWPWYVLIGTSITLAVGILSSYTHGDRERHADD; via the coding sequence ATGAGAACCAATTTCACCGCCCTCGATTTTTTTGTCATGATCGTTTATCTGGCCGGCACTACCGCCCTCGGAGTGTGGCTGGGCCGCGGCCAGAAGGACGCGAAGGATTACTTTGTCGCCGGCAAGACGATACCGTGGTGGGCCATTCTGTTCTCGGTCGTCGCGACCGAGACGAGCGCCCTCACCTTCATTTCGATCCCAGGGCTGGCATACGTTACCAACCTTGGCTTTCTGCAGATCGCCGCCGGATACCTTCTCGGCAGAATCGTCGTCGCCTACACGCTGCTTCCGCGCTACTACAACGGCGAGCTCGTAACCGCCTACGCTTTGCTCGAGCGCCGGTTCGGATTGGCGACCCGCCGCTTCGCTTCGACCGTTTTCATGTTCACCCGCGCATTCGGAGATTCGGTGCGGGTGTTTGCGACCGCCATACCGATTGCTCTGATCATCGGACCGGCAGTGCCGCAACAGTACGTCACTCCAATTTCGATTCTGATTCTTGGCGTTCTCACCTTGTTCTATACCTGGCACGGTGGAATGCGTGCTGTGGTCTGGACGGATGTCGTCCAGACGGCCGTGTACGTTGGCGGTGGCCTGGCGGCGCTGGTGCTTCTCGGCCGCGGAGTAGACGGGGGCTGGTCTTCGATCCTCTCGACGGTTGGCAGCGTCGGCAAGCTCGACGCAGTGGACACGTATATGGGCTTCGACAGGCCTACAACACTTTTCGCCGGCTTGCTCGGCGGCGCCTTCCTTTCGATGGCCTCACATGGGGCTGATCAGCTCATCGTACAGCGGCTCCTCGCTTCGTCGAGCCTGAAAGACGCGCGCAAGGCGCTCATCGGCAGCGGAATCGCCGTGTTCATCCAGTTCGGATTGTTTCTGATGATCGGACTCGGATTGTTTGCGTACTATCAGGGACGCAAGTTCGCGGTTCCGGATTCCATTTTCCCGACGTTCGTCGTCGAAGTAATGCCCCCCGGCCTCACCGGCCTCGTGGTCGCTGCAATTCTCGCGGCGTCGATGAGCACGCTATCCGGCTCTATCAATTCTCTAGCTGCCGCTACCGTGCACGACATCTGGCTGCCGTTGAGCAAGAGAGCTGTCGACGAGAAGCGAACGCTTCGCCTTGCCCGGGCCTTTTCACTTGTCTGGGGAGTAATTCTTCTCACTGCAGCCCTTCTATACCGCCAACAGGGCACACCGGTAGTGGTAGTGGCGCTCTCGATCGCGTCGTTCACTTACGGAGCTCTACTCGGGGGCTTCTTTCTGGGGATCCTCTGGCGGCGGGCAATGCAGAGAGATGCTATTACGGGTATGGCCACCGCGATCTTCGTGATGACGTTTATCGTGTTTGCCAAGCCGTTACTTCCGCTGCTGCCCTCGCTTTCCGGGATTCTTGTTCCGTTCACGAAGATCGCCTGGCCCTGGTATGTCCTTATCGGTACGTCCATCACCCTGGCGGTCGGAATCCTTTCGTCATACACGCATGGCGATCGTGAGCGGCACGCGGATGATTAG